One genomic window of Halovivax cerinus includes the following:
- a CDS encoding GPW/gp25 family protein: MAEEFLGSGWQYPVRPDHRGDLALSSGDDDIREAIRIILGTAKGERLMRPEFGCDIHDHVYSSASPATLNLIENGVRESLVRWEPRIDVESVTARTDDEEPNRVLIEIEYRVRSTNSLANMVYPFHITEGDG, translated from the coding sequence ATGGCTGAGGAATTCCTGGGTTCCGGCTGGCAGTATCCGGTTCGCCCCGACCACCGCGGTGACCTCGCCCTCTCGTCGGGCGACGACGACATACGAGAGGCGATTCGCATCATCCTGGGGACGGCGAAGGGTGAACGCCTCATGCGTCCGGAGTTCGGCTGTGACATTCACGACCACGTCTACTCGTCGGCGTCACCGGCGACGCTGAACCTGATCGAGAACGGGGTTCGCGAGTCGCTGGTCCGGTGGGAACCCCGGATCGACGTCGAATCCGTTACGGCACGGACCGACGACGAGGAACCGAATCGCGTCCTGATCGAGATCGAGTACCGGGTCCGGTCGACGAACAGCCTCGCGAATATGGTGTATCCGTTCCACATCACCGAGGGTGACGGGTGA